The Sporosarcina sp. 6E9 genome segment ACAGCCGGAGGATATTATGAAAAAAACAATCCTACTTTCCGTATTATATATTGGTCTTGTCGTTCTTTCCCTTGAATTTATTACGAAACCGTCTCCCGTGAATGAACTACAACGACCCACTATGGTGACAACACATAATGAAAGTCCGAATTTGTTAGATGAAATTCGAACCTATGCCAACAAGAATAATGCCGAACCCATCGATGCAAAACTTGATCGAATTTGGAAAGCAATTCCCGGCTATAATGGATTAACGATTGATGTACAAGAAAGCTATCTGGCAATGTGGGAGAGCAGCACGTTTGATGCTAAAAAACTTGTATTTAAAGAAGTTTCTCCAAAAATTCATTTAACAGATTTGCCACCTTCCCCGATTTATAGAGGCAATCCAGAAAAACCAATGGTGACATTACTGATCAATGTTGCTTGGGGGAACGAATTCATTCCGCAAATATTAAAGACATTGGACGAACATAAGGTGAAAGCAACATTTTTTTTCGATGGCAGCTGGGTGAAAAAGAACCCTGACTTGGCAAAACAAATCTTTAATGAAAATCATGAAATCGGCAACCACGCCTATAGCCATCCCGACCTTAAACATAAATCGCCAAAGGAAACTGAGAACGAGTTAAAAAAGACCAATGATGTAATTGAAGAAACGCTAGGCGTTAAGCCTATATGGTTCGCTCCTCCAAGCGGCAGTTTCAAACAAGAAACAATTACAGTAGCCCGCAATCTGGGTATGATGACAATTCTTTGGACGGCCGATACGGTTGATTGGAGGAATCCTTCGACTGCTGAAATGGTTAAGCGCGTCACTTCCCAGGTCGAAAATGGGACGATGATTTTAATGCATCCGACAAGACCTACGGCAGAAGGTTTGGACAGCATGATTCGGGACATTCAAGAAAAAGGTTATGTCCTCGGAACAGTTTCTGAATTAATGAGTGAGGAACGAATTACGCCCCAATAACAGATAAAACCCTAGAAGCTGAAAACTGCAGTTTCTAGGGTATTTTTTATGAATAGGCCTATTAATTTCTAAGGTTTAGTTAAAGCCTCTTTTAACACTTCTGCCAATTCAAGCATTCCAAATTTCCCCGCAACTTTTTCAGCATCGGCATTATAATTTGTATTTGTATTCACATCATAAGTGAATATTTCCCCTTCATCATTACGAATAAATTCGATGCCAGCTACTTTAATATTATTATCCATTAGAAATCGCTCGTACTTTTCAATGATCGGGTCGTTAAAATCTTCTATGATCTCAAATTTCGGCTGCGCTTCTTCCTGATTTGATTCCCCAGTTGGGCAAAATATGTCATCAATTTGACAGGCATCCGCGGGACAAAGTTCAAATCCTTCGGAGGTATCGACTTTCACCGCATACAAGAATTTACCGTCGATGAATTCGCACCGAGTAATAAATGGCTGAGGCGCTTGGATATATTGCTGAATCAATGTAATGCCGTCAACGGGTTCTTCAAAAGACGTACCGTCGACATACTCACGCAGCGCTTCCGAAGAATGAAACAATCGGACGCCAAGTCCTTTTCCGGCCCGGTTATGCTTTGTTATAAAGGACCCTTCTCCAAGTTCCACAGCAGCTTGGAAAATATTCTCCTTCCCAACTGTCGCAATCGTTTTTGGTGTCTGAATCCCAGCCGCGTTGAGCGCTGTGTATTGAAGGACTTTACTTAACTCAAGTCGCAATGCATTGCTCCCATTAAAGATTACCCGGTTATGATGTTCCAGCCAAGCTAATGTCGCAGAAGCAAGTTCTGGTGCAAATCGATGCCCACGCGTATGTGATGATGCGCTCATCCGGTTATAAAAAATCCCCTCAGGAGGTTCTTCCGTCAAATTGACAATGCCCTGATCAAGATGCCATTCTTCGTATGGCACATCAAGTTCCTCAAGCCGTTTTGTTAAATGCGTCGTCCATTCACTATTCTCGTGAATGATATATATTTTACTCATTTAAATAACCCCCTTTATTTTGTGACCAATTGTCTTTTTCTTTCCACTATAGGCATAACATCTCTCGAAAAACGTTCCATTTCTTCAAGTTGAGGAGAAAATTGCAAGAGCAGTAAATGAGCAGTAAATCAACGCCTACTTTCTCAAATTCTAGGATTCTCCCGGCAATTTGTTCAGGCGTACCGATTAAATTTGGTCTTAGACCCCGGTTCGATACAGAGTAATCATACAACTTTACTTGCTGTTCGAGTTCGGAGTTTCCTGTGAAATCTTTATAACCTGCATAGCCACTAGTTTCTTTTATAGATGTGATTTTAGCGAGTTCCTCTTGAACTTCCTCTTCTGTATCACGGCATACAACATAAGCGGCCAATCCAAACGAACTAAACGGCTCTTTCACTGCATCTGAACGTAACTTTTTCATATCATCTACTTTTGCTTGGACTTCTTCAACTGTTCCGCCGTGCATAACATGCGCATCGCACGATTCAACAATCGTTTCCTTACCCCGTTTACTTTCCCCGCCCGCATACAAAATTGGATTCGGACGTTGAACAGGTTTAGGGTGCATGCGTGCATTTTCAATCGTGTAATATTTTCCTTCATAATTAAAGACTTCTTCAGTCCAGAGTCCTTTTAAAACATCTAAAAATTCCGATGTTCGTTCATAACGTTCGTCGTGCTCCGTAAAATTACCACCGTATTGTTTTGCTTCTTCTTACCACCAAGCCGAAACGACGTTTAATGTAAAACGACCATTACTTATATGATCGATATTTGCAGTCATTTTCGCTGTCACAGCCGGGTTGTGAAACGCTGGCCTCACAGCTGCCATAATTTCTATTTTATCAGTCACAGCCGCAAGTGCAGCAGCCGTTGACCAAGCTTCCAAACTATCACTTTCTGGACCTTTAATATCATTTAAATATAGCTCAGCTATTAATGTCGTATCAAAACCTAGTCTTTCACCAGCTTGAATTACTTTTTTCGCATATTCGAATGTTGGCGGCATTTCTTCATTCTCTACATTCCGTAACCATCCTCCGAAAATAGGTAACCAAAATCCATACTTCATTTCATCCAGCTCCTTTTGAAATAATAAAAAACCTCTTCGATAAGAAGAAGTTTTTGCAGGTCGCAACCTTCATCTCATCTTTCGGAACAGAATGCTCCGTTGGATTTAGCACCTGATTGCAATTTGCAAACGGTTGCCGGGTTTCATAGGGCCTATCCCTCCACCACTCTTGATAAGAATATATATTCTGTTTTCATAATTAATCCTATATGATAACTAGGGATTAAGTCAACAGTTATAGATAAAAAACACTAAACTCTTTGGATTAACAAGAAGTTAGTGTTAGTTATAACTGTTCGGTCTATTTACTGGGTTCATGCGAATTATAATCCAATAACAAAGTCCGCCAAACATATACGCCGCAACATCGAAAGGATCCGAGACACTATAATGTAAATAAACTGGAGTTACATACTCCCAAAACATGCCGCAAAGTAAAGTGAATACGAGTATTCGCGGCAATTTAATTAGCAAAAGTCTTCTTTGATTTCCATAAATCGAAAGTATATTAACAATCCCCACAATAAGTAGGCCTGCAAGTACGTCATTTAAATAATACTTTCCAAATGACCAATTTAGTAAATCCCTCAAGTAAAATTTATTCAATGTGTAAAGTGAAAATGCTCCAAATCCAGCAGAAAAACTCAATCGTAAAAGTTTGCTTGTTTTGAATAAATGATAGATTTTATTCAGCATCCTTTAACAAAATGAGATAATGAGGATTGCTACAACGACCGCACCTACTATACCCCAAAATGTAATTCCGTTACTCTTTTCTTTACTTACAAATGTATGTCCACAATTCGGACAGAATTCTGCTTGTTTGGACACGTTGTTTCCGCATGACGGACAAGGTCTTAAACTCATAAGATTACCCCTTTTCTTTTTATAGGTTTAGATTATGATTCAAATAAATGAAACCTCATCCCAAATGGATCGGTAATCATTAAACTTTTTTCATTGTATTCCATAGTAATTTTGCATCCGTTCTCTAGTAGAACACATTTTGCTGAATCAATATTACCGACAGCAAATTCGAAGAACACATTATTACTATCGCCCTTTTCGATGAAGAAATTAACACCGCTCATTGAAAGCATTGTTTCATTTTCAATGGTTTTTTCAACTTTCATCCCAAAAATCGTTTTATAAAATTGAATTGCATCTTCATAATTAGTGACGCCAATTGCAATATTATTTGTCAACTGGAAGTCGGAATCGGTGAGTATTTTATTCTTCACTTCTACATCTTTTGCGCCTGAAGGGAGAAGATCGAATAATGACCAAGTAACACAATAATCATCCCCGGGTCCAAACGGTGCTTGTGCATGAAGATAAATAAGACCTTGATCATCTTTACGAAATGTCGAAACGCCTGGCAACATACTTTTTCCCTTTTGGAAACCTAGTTCCTTAGTGAATAAACTTTCTTTTACTGAAATCATGGGAAATCGCCATTTTCGCTCCGCTGCAAAATTCTCTTGTACTTCTGGTGCATCTGGAGACGCCACAACAAAACTTGCTTGGTCAATCAAATGATGATAAATCCCATTAAAACCATCAGCCCACATTGTACAATACGAGCAACTCTTCCCCATATTATGAACGACAAACAACTCATTTTTATCGCCAAATAAATCGAATAAAGAGACTTTCTTGTTACCGGTTAATTCAAACTCATAGTTCCTGACTTGTTGTTCAGGGACTGACTGTCTCAAGTTTGAAAGTTGTTTTTTCTTCTCATAGATTTCTCTTTCCAGTTGTTCGATTTGACTTAATAAGTTACTTCTTTCCATAACTATCTACCTCCTTATTTTTAATCTACCATGACTTTAAACTCCTTTCCCTTTGTAATATGTAATCTACAATTATTCTCTTGTGATTAGTATAACAAATTGATAGGCTCTCTTTTTTCGAGATATTTTATACACCATTTACTGTTTTACGTTTCAATGACAATATAGTTTCATCTATCGACAAATTATGTAGATAATCGAATTCTACCTTTTTGATGAGTGCATGAGAAAATAACTGATAGCATTAATAGTGCTCTTTTTTTCGTGAATCACAACCTCATGGTACAATGTGGTAAACAATGATTATATAACAGGAGGCACAAAAAATGGAGCCAGAAAAAGACAAAATAAATGTAAAAACTGTTGCTACTTGGTTTTGGAAATGGTTTTTAAATAATAAAGTTGTAACAATTTTACTGGTCTCATTATTGGTTTTTCTAAACCTTCTCCTACTTTCAAAAATCACATATGTATTTAATCCAATCAAAGGATTTTTCAGTGTGATTGGATTACCAATTTTGATGGCGGGTATTTTATTTTATTTGGTAAATCCTTTGATTGATTGGATGGAAAAAAAGAAAATACCACGTATTGCTGGAATAGCGATTGTCTTTATGGTCATTATTGGTTTGGTTGTGTGGGGGATTATCATCTTAATTCCAATCATACGTGAGGAGACAATGCGTCTTATTGAAAACTGGCCGGCTTATTGGGACAA includes the following:
- a CDS encoding polysaccharide deacetylase family protein; translated protein: MKKTILLSVLYIGLVVLSLEFITKPSPVNELQRPTMVTTHNESPNLLDEIRTYANKNNAEPIDAKLDRIWKAIPGYNGLTIDVQESYLAMWESSTFDAKKLVFKEVSPKIHLTDLPPSPIYRGNPEKPMVTLLINVAWGNEFIPQILKTLDEHKVKATFFFDGSWVKKNPDLAKQIFNENHEIGNHAYSHPDLKHKSPKETENELKKTNDVIEETLGVKPIWFAPPSGSFKQETITVARNLGMMTILWTADTVDWRNPSTAEMVKRVTSQVENGTMILMHPTRPTAEGLDSMIRDIQEKGYVLGTVSELMSEERITPQ
- a CDS encoding RimK family alpha-L-glutamate ligase produces the protein MSKIYIIHENSEWTTHLTKRLEELDVPYEEWHLDQGIVNLTEEPPEGIFYNRMSASSHTRGHRFAPELASATLAWLEHHNRVIFNGSNALRLELSKVLQYTALNAAGIQTPKTIATVGKENIFQAAVELGEGSFITKHNRAGKGLGVRLFHSSEALREYVDGTSFEEPVDGITLIQQYIQAPQPFITRCEFIDGKFLYAVKVDTSEGFELCPADACQIDDIFCPTGESNQEEAQPKFEIIEDFNDPIIEKYERFLMDNNIKVAGIEFIRNDEGEIFTYDVNTNTNYNADAEKVAGKFGMLELAEVLKEALTKP
- a CDS encoding zinc ribbon domain-containing protein, producing the protein MSLRPCPSCGNNVSKQAEFCPNCGHTFVSKEKSNGITFWGIVGAVVVAILIISFC
- a CDS encoding DUF899 family protein, giving the protein MERSNLLSQIEQLEREIYEKKKQLSNLRQSVPEQQVRNYEFELTGNKKVSLFDLFGDKNELFVVHNMGKSCSYCTMWADGFNGIYHHLIDQASFVVASPDAPEVQENFAAERKWRFPMISVKESLFTKELGFQKGKSMLPGVSTFRKDDQGLIYLHAQAPFGPGDDYCVTWSLFDLLPSGAKDVEVKNKILTDSDFQLTNNIAIGVTNYEDAIQFYKTIFGMKVEKTIENETMLSMSGVNFFIEKGDSNNVFFEFAVGNIDSAKCVLLENGCKITMEYNEKSLMITDPFGMRFHLFES